Proteins from one Pseudarthrobacter sp. BIM B-2242 genomic window:
- a CDS encoding ribonuclease J: MTQTALPGLVTPPRLPQGTLRIVPLGGLGEIGRNMAVFEIEGKLLIVDCGVLFPEETQPGVDLILPDFSYIEDRMDDIVAVVLTHGHEDHIGAVPYLLRLRADIPLVGSQLTLALIEAKLQEHRIRPYTLTVEEGQVEKFGPFECEFVAVNHSIPDALAVFIRTAGGTVLHTGDFKMDQLPLDGRITDLRHFAKLGEEGVDLFMSDSTNADVPGFTTAEKEIGPTLERLFGQATKRIIVASFSSHVHRVQQVLDAAAKHNRKVAFVGRSMVRNMAIAAKLGYLDVPEGLLVDIKNIDNLPDNRVVLMSTGSQGEPMAALSRMANGDHRVVVGDGDTVILASSLIPGNENAVFRIINGLLKLGADVIHKGNAKVHVSGHAAAGELLYCYNILEPLNAMPVHGETRHLIANGKIAIESGVPTASVILADNGTVIDLRDHRADVVGQVEVGFVYVDGSSVGEVTEADLKDRQTLGDEGFISIITVINRTTGKVVSGPEIHARGVAEDDAVFDEIIPKINAALEEAVLNRSDHTTHQLQQVVRRVVGTWVNRKLRRKPMIIPVVLEA; this comes from the coding sequence ATGACCCAAACCGCCCTTCCTGGCCTTGTCACGCCTCCACGCCTGCCGCAAGGCACCCTTCGGATCGTTCCGTTGGGCGGCCTGGGGGAGATCGGCCGCAACATGGCTGTCTTCGAAATCGAAGGCAAGCTGCTCATCGTCGACTGCGGCGTCCTCTTCCCTGAGGAAACCCAGCCCGGCGTTGACCTGATCCTGCCCGATTTCTCGTACATCGAGGACCGGATGGACGACATCGTGGCCGTTGTCCTTACCCACGGCCACGAGGACCACATCGGTGCTGTTCCCTACCTCCTGCGGCTCCGCGCGGACATCCCCCTGGTGGGCTCGCAGCTGACACTGGCCCTGATCGAGGCCAAGCTGCAGGAACACCGGATCCGTCCGTACACCCTGACGGTCGAAGAAGGCCAGGTTGAAAAGTTCGGCCCGTTCGAATGCGAGTTCGTCGCGGTCAACCACTCCATTCCCGATGCCCTGGCAGTGTTCATCCGCACCGCGGGCGGCACCGTCCTGCACACAGGCGATTTCAAGATGGACCAGTTGCCGCTGGACGGCCGGATCACCGACCTCCGTCACTTCGCCAAGCTGGGCGAAGAGGGCGTCGACCTCTTTATGTCCGACTCCACCAACGCTGACGTCCCTGGCTTCACCACAGCCGAGAAGGAAATCGGCCCCACGCTGGAACGGCTCTTCGGCCAGGCCACCAAACGCATCATCGTGGCGTCCTTCTCCTCGCACGTCCACCGCGTCCAGCAGGTGCTGGACGCCGCGGCAAAGCACAACCGCAAGGTCGCATTCGTCGGCCGGTCCATGGTCCGCAACATGGCCATCGCCGCTAAGCTCGGCTACCTCGATGTTCCCGAGGGTCTCCTGGTGGACATCAAGAACATCGACAACCTGCCGGACAACCGCGTCGTCCTGATGTCCACCGGATCCCAGGGCGAGCCGATGGCAGCCCTGTCCCGCATGGCCAACGGCGACCACCGTGTGGTGGTGGGCGACGGTGACACCGTCATCCTGGCCTCCAGCCTGATCCCGGGCAACGAAAACGCAGTGTTCCGCATCATCAACGGCCTGCTCAAACTCGGCGCCGACGTCATCCACAAGGGCAACGCAAAGGTCCACGTCTCGGGCCATGCGGCCGCCGGTGAACTGCTGTACTGCTACAACATCCTTGAACCGCTCAACGCCATGCCGGTGCACGGCGAGACCCGGCACCTGATCGCCAACGGCAAGATTGCCATTGAATCCGGCGTTCCGACGGCCAGCGTTATCCTCGCCGACAACGGCACCGTCATTGACCTGAGGGACCACCGCGCTGACGTGGTGGGCCAGGTTGAAGTGGGCTTTGTCTACGTTGACGGCTCCAGTGTCGGCGAAGTCACGGAAGCAGACCTGAAAGACCGCCAGACGCTCGGTGATGAAGGCTTCATCTCCATCATCACCGTCATCAACCGCACCACCGGCAAGGTGGTCTCCGGACCGGAAATCCACGCCCGCGGTGTGGCCGAGGATGATGCGGTCTTCGACGAAATCATCCCGAAGATCAACGCTGCCCTCGAAGAAGCCGTCCTCAACCGCTCAGACCACACCACACACCAGCTCCAGCAGGTCGTGCGGCGTGTGGTGGGCACCTGGGTGAACCGCAAGCTGCGTCGCAAGCCCATGATCATCCCCGTGGTCCTCGAGGCGTAA
- a CDS encoding DNA translocase FtsK: MATRTTPAPKGSSRGTSTAKTGSAAGRGAGTTRSGGRAGSSSGSARTRQLPAVEQHQPWLLRVVGGAWLAVGHLVGGGVRRIGSDVSDLPAEERRDGAALFNLALGVFIATFAWWGLTGWFPDAVYSVVNGTFGWVSLLLPLMLFVCAFRLFRRPDDGRGNNRVGIGFLIMTFAGCGLAHVLGGQPTVAEGFDGLRQAGGMLGFLAATPLAAIHPVVPVVLYGLLAFISLLIITATPFGAIPRRLHAAYEHLMGVDLQEPREAGDSHDRSYLEETRAAAAPKKKKRRFFGKDEESDAGLEGYVGDEAFEHAVIDDDDDMSDAKPARGPRPAPGVRRPTQAEIAVEKIKAAQGLGSAGHSPADNATEAIPLVTPGMVAAGSLNPAAVPQVPAKPVTPVPLPTPIPQRTEQLSLAGDVTYTLPSSDVLTPGSIPKERTEANDAVVAALTDTLQQFNVDATVTGFSRGPTVTRYEIELASGTKVERVTALSKNISYAVASSDVRILSPIPGKSAIGIEIPNTDRETVSLGDVLRSQNARRTEHPMVMGVGKDVEGGYVVANLAKMPHLLVAGATGAGKSSFVNSMITSILMRATPDEVRMVMVDPKRVELTAYEGVPHLITPIITNPKKAAEALQWVVREMDARYDDLANYGFKHIDDFNKAVRAGKVIPPEGSKRVVRPYPYLLVIVDELADLMMVAPRDVEDSIVRITQLARAAGIHLVLATQRPSVDVVTGLIKANVPSRMAFATSSVTDSRVVLDQPGAEKLIGQGDALFLPMGASKAMRVQGAWVTESEIHKVVEHVKGQLKAVYRDDVAPEAQKKQIDDDIGDDLEVLLQATELVVTTQFGSTSMLQRKLRVGFAKAGRLMDLLESRGVVGPSEGSKARDVLVKPDDLAAVLAAMKGQDAPAVADSQTAALSDNANANIAQGGYAEDLVQADLDQRSQNVEYFDGADTSSGGDDEDGSEDAWSLTGR; this comes from the coding sequence ATGGCCACTCGCACTACCCCCGCGCCCAAAGGCAGCTCCCGAGGCACCAGCACCGCCAAAACGGGAAGCGCCGCAGGCCGCGGTGCGGGCACCACCCGCAGCGGCGGACGGGCAGGATCTTCCAGCGGCAGCGCCCGCACCCGCCAGCTTCCCGCCGTCGAACAGCACCAACCCTGGCTGCTGCGTGTGGTGGGCGGCGCATGGCTTGCAGTTGGCCACCTGGTGGGCGGTGGAGTCCGCCGGATCGGCTCCGACGTCAGTGACCTCCCGGCGGAAGAACGCCGCGACGGCGCGGCCCTGTTCAACCTCGCGCTCGGTGTTTTTATCGCCACCTTCGCCTGGTGGGGCCTCACGGGATGGTTCCCGGACGCTGTCTACAGCGTGGTCAACGGGACCTTCGGCTGGGTGTCGCTGCTGTTGCCGCTGATGCTGTTTGTCTGCGCTTTCCGGTTGTTCCGGCGGCCCGACGACGGCCGGGGAAACAACAGGGTGGGGATCGGCTTCCTCATCATGACATTCGCCGGCTGCGGCCTGGCCCACGTCCTGGGCGGCCAACCCACCGTTGCGGAAGGTTTCGACGGCCTCCGCCAGGCCGGCGGCATGCTCGGCTTCCTCGCAGCCACCCCGCTTGCCGCCATCCACCCCGTGGTGCCGGTTGTGCTGTATGGCCTGCTGGCCTTCATCTCACTCCTGATCATCACAGCCACCCCCTTCGGTGCCATCCCGCGCCGGCTGCACGCCGCCTACGAACATCTGATGGGCGTAGACCTGCAGGAACCCCGCGAGGCCGGCGACAGCCACGACCGCAGCTACCTTGAGGAAACGCGCGCAGCGGCCGCGCCGAAGAAAAAGAAGCGGCGCTTCTTCGGCAAGGACGAAGAATCCGACGCCGGCCTGGAAGGTTATGTCGGCGACGAAGCCTTCGAGCACGCGGTGATCGATGACGACGACGACATGTCGGATGCCAAGCCTGCACGCGGCCCCCGCCCTGCTCCCGGCGTGCGCCGGCCCACGCAGGCGGAGATCGCCGTCGAAAAGATCAAGGCCGCCCAAGGCCTTGGCAGTGCCGGACACAGCCCCGCGGATAATGCCACCGAGGCCATCCCCCTGGTCACGCCCGGCATGGTGGCCGCCGGCTCGCTCAATCCTGCTGCGGTTCCGCAGGTTCCGGCCAAGCCGGTCACTCCGGTGCCGCTGCCCACTCCCATTCCGCAGCGGACCGAACAGCTCTCCCTGGCGGGTGACGTCACCTACACGTTGCCGTCGTCGGACGTTCTGACCCCCGGTTCCATCCCCAAGGAACGCACCGAAGCCAATGACGCCGTCGTCGCCGCCCTCACCGACACCCTCCAGCAGTTCAATGTGGACGCCACGGTCACCGGCTTCAGCCGTGGACCCACCGTCACGCGCTACGAGATCGAACTGGCATCGGGGACCAAAGTGGAGCGGGTCACTGCCCTGTCCAAGAATATTTCCTACGCGGTGGCTTCCAGCGACGTGCGTATCCTCAGCCCGATTCCGGGTAAATCCGCTATCGGCATCGAAATCCCCAACACCGACCGTGAAACGGTCTCCCTCGGCGACGTCCTCCGCAGCCAAAATGCGCGGAGGACCGAGCATCCGATGGTGATGGGTGTCGGCAAGGACGTCGAAGGCGGCTACGTGGTGGCGAACCTCGCCAAGATGCCCCACCTGCTCGTCGCCGGTGCCACCGGTGCCGGCAAGTCCTCCTTTGTGAACTCCATGATCACCTCCATCCTGATGCGGGCCACCCCCGATGAGGTCCGTATGGTCATGGTGGACCCCAAACGCGTGGAACTGACCGCCTATGAGGGTGTCCCGCACCTGATCACCCCGATCATCACCAACCCCAAAAAGGCCGCCGAGGCGTTGCAGTGGGTAGTCCGGGAAATGGACGCCCGCTACGATGACCTGGCCAACTACGGGTTCAAGCACATTGATGACTTCAACAAGGCCGTCCGGGCAGGCAAGGTCATCCCGCCCGAAGGATCCAAGCGCGTCGTCCGGCCTTACCCCTACCTGCTGGTGATCGTTGACGAGCTCGCCGACCTGATGATGGTGGCCCCGCGCGACGTCGAAGACTCCATTGTCCGCATCACCCAGCTGGCCCGCGCGGCAGGCATCCACCTTGTCCTGGCGACACAGCGGCCCTCCGTCGACGTCGTCACCGGACTGATCAAGGCCAATGTGCCCTCCCGCATGGCCTTCGCCACGTCCTCTGTCACCGACTCCCGCGTGGTCCTTGACCAGCCCGGCGCCGAGAAGCTCATCGGCCAGGGTGATGCCCTCTTCCTGCCCATGGGTGCCTCCAAGGCCATGCGCGTTCAGGGCGCGTGGGTCACCGAGTCGGAAATCCATAAAGTGGTGGAACACGTCAAGGGCCAGCTGAAGGCTGTCTACCGCGACGACGTCGCCCCCGAGGCGCAGAAGAAGCAGATCGACGACGACATCGGAGACGATCTCGAGGTGCTGCTACAGGCCACCGAACTGGTGGTCACCACGCAGTTCGGTTCGACGTCGATGCTCCAGCGCAAACTCCGCGTCGGCTTCGCCAAAGCCGGCCGGCTGATGGACCTCCTGGAATCCAGGGGAGTGGTGGGCCCCTCGGAGGGATCCAAGGCACGCGACGTCCTGGTGAAACCTGACGACCTGGCTGCTGTGCTGGCGGCCATGAAGGGCCAGGACGCGCCGGCTGTTGCGGATTCCCAGACCGCAGCGCTCAGCGACAACGCCAACGCCAACATCGCCCAGGGCGGCTACGCGGAGGACCTCGTGCAGGCGGACCTGGACCAGCGCAGCCAGAACGTCGAGTACTTCGACGGCGCAGACACCAGTTCAGGCGGCGACGATGAAGACGGATCCGAGGACGCCTGGTCACTCACCGGACGGTAG
- the pgsA gene encoding CDP-diacylglycerol--glycerol-3-phosphate 3-phosphatidyltransferase: MTSTEATAAGASSPGIWNLPNILTMLRIALVPFFVWFLLADAPGLRSESGLWRWAAVAAFAIAIYTDKLDGDIARSRGLITNFGKIADPIADKLLIGSALVMLSVLGELPWWVTIVILVREWGITALRFVVIRYGVIPASRGGKLKTVVQTAAIFLYLLPLGALAPWLVWVAFAVMMVAVLITVWTGVEYVVEALRLRAQGKQSRKSTPGNEELT; encoded by the coding sequence GTGACTAGCACTGAAGCAACTGCAGCCGGCGCAAGCAGCCCCGGGATCTGGAATCTTCCCAACATCCTGACCATGCTGCGCATCGCGCTGGTGCCGTTCTTCGTCTGGTTCCTCCTCGCCGATGCCCCCGGGCTGCGCAGCGAGTCAGGGCTGTGGCGCTGGGCAGCCGTGGCGGCGTTCGCCATCGCCATCTACACAGACAAGCTCGACGGCGACATCGCCAGGAGCCGGGGACTCATCACCAACTTCGGCAAAATCGCCGATCCCATCGCCGACAAGCTCCTGATCGGCTCGGCGCTGGTAATGCTCTCTGTACTCGGGGAGCTGCCCTGGTGGGTCACCATCGTGATCCTCGTCCGGGAGTGGGGCATCACGGCACTGCGCTTCGTCGTCATCCGCTACGGTGTCATCCCGGCCTCGCGTGGCGGCAAACTCAAGACTGTGGTGCAGACGGCCGCAATCTTCCTCTATCTGCTTCCCCTGGGCGCTCTGGCACCGTGGCTGGTCTGGGTGGCATTCGCCGTCATGATGGTGGCTGTGCTCATTACCGTATGGACCGGCGTCGAATACGTGGTTGAAGCCCTGCGGCTCCGGGCCCAGGGCAAACAGTCCCGAAAAAGTACGCCCGGCAATGAGGAGCTAACGTGA
- a CDS encoding CinA family protein: protein MTNLHHLAEQAVRKALDAGLTVAAAESLTAGMVTAVLADTPGASGMLQGGVVAYQNSVKTDVLGVSADLLAGVGSVDGDVAAGMAAGVRSALGADIGIATTGVAGPEEHDGKAVGTVFIGVASADGTSAFQYSFSGNRADIRGQACGAALERLLDVLSPQALSS from the coding sequence GTGACGAATCTCCACCATCTGGCCGAACAGGCAGTCCGTAAGGCCCTGGACGCGGGCCTGACCGTCGCTGCCGCCGAGTCACTCACGGCCGGGATGGTCACAGCCGTCCTGGCGGACACTCCAGGGGCCTCGGGTATGTTGCAGGGCGGGGTGGTGGCCTACCAGAACTCAGTTAAGACTGACGTTCTTGGGGTTTCCGCTGACCTGCTTGCCGGCGTCGGGTCGGTGGATGGCGACGTGGCAGCCGGCATGGCGGCGGGGGTCCGGTCCGCCCTGGGCGCCGATATCGGGATTGCCACCACCGGCGTGGCCGGTCCGGAGGAACACGACGGCAAAGCGGTGGGCACAGTGTTCATCGGCGTCGCCTCGGCTGACGGCACATCCGCCTTCCAGTACTCCTTCAGCGGCAACCGCGCAGACATCCGCGGACAGGCCTGCGGGGCTGCGCTGGAAAGACTGCTTGACGTCCTGTCTCCCCAAGCCCTATCTTCCTGA
- a CDS encoding helix-turn-helix domain-containing protein — MVKQPVSVNGVVRWKDVGLADQAKSEQRERKMVVLRHEIGDVLRDVRQRQGRTLREVSHSARVSLGYLSEVERGQKEASSELLSSICSALDVPLSSMLREVSDRVAVAEGVAVPDTVPQEFSQRYGRDLDRDLNAELTTELTTGFLSGAR, encoded by the coding sequence ATGGTAAAGCAGCCCGTATCCGTAAACGGCGTTGTCCGCTGGAAGGATGTGGGCCTCGCCGATCAGGCTAAGAGCGAACAGAGGGAGCGCAAAATGGTTGTACTTCGTCACGAAATCGGTGATGTCCTGCGCGATGTCCGCCAGCGCCAGGGGCGCACGCTCCGCGAAGTGTCCCACAGTGCCCGTGTATCCCTGGGATACCTCAGTGAAGTGGAGCGGGGCCAGAAGGAAGCTTCGTCAGAGCTTTTGTCCTCTATCTGCTCCGCCTTGGACGTGCCGCTGTCCAGCATGCTCCGTGAAGTCAGCGACCGCGTAGCTGTCGCCGAGGGCGTAGCTGTTCCAGACACCGTTCCCCAGGAATTCTCGCAGCGCTACGGCCGCGATCTTGACCGCGACCTGAACGCTGAACTGACCACCGAACTCACCACGGGCTTCCTCTCCGGCGCACGCTAA
- a CDS encoding MarR family winged helix-turn-helix transcriptional regulator has translation MSNPADGLPVPGPGPANVDEALNTVEQQISLFWRRARSVSYQLSRQVHPDLEPAAYGLLSVIRRDGPIRLTDLALNIGVGKPSVSRQVAFLESIGLVFKEADPLDGRAQSIRLTVKGEEKMHQVQDARRQDFRERLGEWPVEELRTLAEYMAKLNAIFDLDVPAKDTPARGNSNPQST, from the coding sequence ATGAGCAACCCTGCCGATGGCCTTCCTGTGCCGGGCCCCGGCCCGGCCAACGTTGACGAAGCGCTGAATACCGTGGAACAGCAGATCAGCCTCTTTTGGCGTCGTGCCCGTTCGGTCTCCTACCAGCTCTCCCGCCAGGTCCATCCTGACCTGGAACCGGCGGCCTACGGCCTGCTGTCGGTGATCCGGCGCGACGGTCCCATCCGTTTGACTGACCTCGCCCTGAACATCGGCGTGGGAAAGCCCTCGGTCAGCCGGCAGGTGGCCTTCCTGGAAAGCATTGGGCTGGTCTTTAAGGAAGCTGACCCACTGGACGGTCGGGCGCAGTCGATCCGCCTCACAGTCAAGGGTGAGGAGAAGATGCACCAGGTCCAGGATGCGCGGCGGCAGGATTTCCGGGAGCGTCTCGGGGAATGGCCGGTGGAGGAATTGCGGACACTCGCCGAATACATGGCCAAGCTCAACGCCATATTTGACCTCGACGTCCCGGCCAAGGACACGCCGGCCCGGGGCAACAGCAACCCGCAGAGCACATAA
- a CDS encoding DUF3046 domain-containing protein, with the protein MRISDYWRLMDDEFGAGYSRVLSSTLVLAGVGGRTADQALSSGVSPRDVWLAMCEVQDVPPERRLGRDIKPRD; encoded by the coding sequence GTGCGGATCAGTGACTATTGGCGGCTTATGGACGACGAATTCGGGGCAGGCTACTCCCGGGTCCTGAGCAGCACCCTTGTTTTGGCGGGAGTAGGCGGACGCACAGCCGACCAGGCACTCAGTTCGGGCGTCAGCCCGCGTGATGTCTGGCTCGCCATGTGCGAGGTCCAGGACGTTCCGCCCGAGCGTCGCCTGGGCCGTGACATCAAACCCCGCGACTAA
- the recA gene encoding recombinase RecA has product MAAAPDRAKALEAALAQIDKQFGKGSVMRLGDEVRAPIEVIPTGSIALDVALGIGGLPRGRVVEIYGPESSGKTTVALHAVANAQRQGGIAAFIDAEHALDPEYAAKLGVDTDALLVSQPDTGEQALEIMDMLIGSGSLDVIVIDSVAALVPRAEIEGDMGDSHVGLQARLMSQALRKITGRLSQTKTTAIFINQLREKIGVFFGSPETTTGGKALKFYASIRIDVRRIQTLKEGADSVGNRTKAKIVKNKMAPPFKIAEFDIIYGQGISREGGIIDMGVEHGIIKKSGSWFTYDGDQLGQGMENSRRFLRDNPELAAELERLIKEKLGVGVKPVADESKDSPKLKAVDGF; this is encoded by the coding sequence ATGGCGGCAGCCCCGGATCGTGCAAAAGCGCTGGAAGCAGCGCTGGCCCAGATTGACAAGCAGTTCGGCAAAGGATCCGTTATGCGGCTGGGGGACGAAGTCCGTGCCCCAATCGAGGTCATCCCCACTGGCTCCATCGCCTTGGACGTGGCCTTGGGAATTGGCGGCCTGCCGCGCGGCCGCGTCGTAGAGATCTACGGCCCTGAATCCTCCGGTAAAACCACCGTGGCCCTGCACGCGGTCGCCAACGCCCAGCGCCAGGGCGGCATTGCCGCGTTCATCGACGCCGAGCACGCCCTGGACCCGGAATACGCCGCAAAGCTGGGCGTGGACACGGACGCCCTCCTCGTCTCCCAGCCGGATACCGGTGAGCAGGCCCTGGAAATCATGGACATGCTGATTGGCTCCGGTTCCCTGGACGTTATCGTCATTGACTCCGTTGCCGCCCTGGTGCCCCGTGCGGAAATTGAAGGCGACATGGGCGACAGCCACGTCGGCCTGCAGGCCCGCCTCATGAGCCAGGCGCTGCGTAAGATCACCGGCCGCCTGAGCCAGACCAAGACCACTGCCATCTTCATCAACCAGCTCCGTGAAAAGATCGGCGTGTTCTTCGGCTCCCCGGAGACCACCACCGGTGGTAAGGCGCTGAAGTTCTACGCCTCCATCCGCATCGACGTCCGCCGCATCCAGACGCTCAAGGAAGGTGCCGATTCCGTCGGCAACCGCACCAAGGCCAAAATCGTCAAGAACAAGATGGCCCCGCCCTTCAAGATCGCCGAGTTCGACATCATCTACGGCCAGGGCATCTCCCGCGAGGGCGGCATCATCGATATGGGTGTTGAGCACGGCATCATCAAGAAGTCCGGTTCATGGTTCACGTACGACGGTGACCAGCTGGGCCAGGGCATGGAAAACTCCCGCCGATTCCTGCGGGACAATCCCGAGCTTGCCGCTGAACTGGAGCGCCTGATCAAGGAGAAGCTGGGTGTGGGCGTCAAGCCCGTGGCAGACGAGTCCAAGGATTCGCCCAAGCTGAAGGCCGTTGACGGTTTCTAG
- a CDS encoding regulatory protein RecX has product MEDAEPDPASVARAIVLRQLTGSAKSRLQLARKLAERNIPEDVAEAVLDRFQEVRLIDDADFADMWVRSRSQSRKLAKGALRRELSDKGIDADTAAAALEQLSDADEEAAARLLVERKLRPGTDLSDRTERDKTTRRLASMLARKGYQPAQAFRVVGEVLDARLGHGGAGPDDDQPYL; this is encoded by the coding sequence GTGGAGGACGCAGAGCCGGACCCGGCCTCTGTTGCCCGTGCGATTGTGTTGCGGCAGCTGACCGGTTCGGCGAAAAGCCGGCTGCAGCTTGCCCGCAAGCTTGCGGAGCGGAACATCCCGGAGGACGTGGCTGAGGCCGTCCTGGACAGGTTCCAGGAGGTCCGCCTGATAGACGACGCCGATTTCGCCGATATGTGGGTGCGCAGCCGGTCTCAGTCGCGGAAGCTCGCGAAGGGGGCATTGCGCCGGGAGTTGTCGGACAAAGGCATCGATGCGGACACAGCAGCTGCGGCATTGGAGCAGCTCTCAGATGCCGACGAAGAGGCAGCCGCCCGTCTTCTTGTGGAACGGAAGCTGCGGCCGGGCACCGACCTCTCGGACCGGACAGAACGGGATAAGACCACCCGGCGCCTGGCCTCAATGCTTGCCCGGAAGGGCTACCAGCCTGCCCAGGCCTTCCGGGTGGTGGGCGAGGTCCTTGACGCCCGGCTGGGGCATGGCGGGGCCGGCCCCGACGACGACCAGCCGTATCTCTAG